Proteins encoded in a region of the Agromyces protaetiae genome:
- a CDS encoding LacI family DNA-binding transcriptional regulator — MRAKERRPSLAEVAGAAGVSISTVSKVVNGAPDVAADTRVRVESVLRDKQYLSPKQRARSDVATVVVVLASSSMSSPLTVELLRGTMRAAHEADLELVLLDLPDGTPAVRWLERTKRNGPTAVIAVKSRLSAEERGILAKNGVPLVEVDTYQLPASDSYSVGATNFAGGMAATQYLLELGHTRIGFLGGDAVTQASLGRKHGHLAALASAGIPAGTDLVEEGEFTYESGLHAAQELLGRPDRVTAIFAASDAQAAGVLEAARLAGLSVPQDLSVIGFDDQLVARMTAPQLTTIRQPSEAMGAYAVEVAHKLLLGGSPAAFHTDLATELVTRGSTAPPASLETSA; from the coding sequence ATGCGCGCGAAGGAGCGGCGGCCGTCGCTTGCCGAGGTGGCAGGCGCGGCGGGGGTCTCGATCTCCACCGTGTCGAAGGTCGTCAACGGGGCCCCTGACGTGGCGGCCGACACACGCGTGCGGGTCGAGTCGGTGCTTCGCGACAAGCAGTACCTCTCGCCCAAGCAGCGTGCACGCAGCGACGTGGCGACCGTGGTGGTCGTCCTGGCGAGCTCCAGCATGTCGTCGCCGCTGACGGTGGAGCTCCTGCGAGGCACGATGCGGGCGGCGCACGAGGCCGACCTCGAACTCGTCCTCCTCGACCTGCCCGACGGAACCCCCGCAGTCCGCTGGCTCGAGCGGACCAAGCGGAACGGCCCGACCGCGGTCATCGCCGTGAAGTCGCGACTCAGCGCCGAGGAACGCGGCATCCTCGCCAAGAACGGCGTCCCGCTCGTTGAGGTCGACACCTATCAGCTGCCGGCCAGCGACTCATACTCGGTCGGAGCGACGAACTTCGCGGGCGGGATGGCGGCGACGCAGTACCTGCTCGAGCTCGGGCACACCCGTATCGGGTTCCTCGGCGGCGACGCCGTCACGCAGGCGTCACTCGGCCGGAAGCATGGGCACCTCGCCGCGCTCGCATCCGCCGGGATCCCGGCGGGCACCGACCTCGTCGAGGAGGGCGAGTTCACGTACGAGTCGGGATTGCATGCGGCGCAGGAACTCCTCGGGCGACCGGACCGCGTGACGGCGATCTTCGCCGCGAGCGACGCGCAGGCCGCGGGCGTGCTGGAGGCGGCGCGGCTCGCCGGACTCTCGGTGCCGCAAGATCTCAGCGTCATCGGTTTCGACGACCAGCTCGTCGCGCGAATGACGGCGCCGCAATTGACGACCATTCGCCAGCCGTCCGAGGCGATGGGTGCGTACGCCGTCGAGGTCGCCCACAAGCTGCTGCTCGGTGGGTCGCCTGCTGCGTTCCACACCGACCTCGCGACGGAGCTCGTCACACGAGGGTCGACAGCACCCCCGGCAAGTCTCGAAACTTCTGCTTGA
- a CDS encoding FAD-dependent oxidoreductase: MRYIFEKERGSLVAHQQADLLIVGGGVGGVSAALAALRRGRSVIMTEQTPWLGGQLTAQLVPSDEHRRIETTGRNRSYSQFRDLVREHYRTYYPLTAAARADRHLNPGAAWVSPLSVEPKVILSVIDGLLRPYEASGKLTILREATPIAVHADGDLISAVEVRDREGTVRELSAPYVLDATELGDLLELGGVEFVTGRESRHETGEPGAPETADPSDMQSVTWCFAVEHLEGEDHTIDRPADYDFFRDWRPPQLDGEPMLGFRRAAHDGSIAREYTLHVNPDDDPFAIDVDHRNMGEAPELWNYRRVAARRQFEDGTYESDIVIVNWPMNDYVGGPLFGTEDASLHWDRSKSLSRSLLYWLQTEAPRPDGGVGWPGLRLAPQVTGTDDGFAMMPYFRESRRIRAQRTILEHDFDRAFRDGHGAERYPDTVGVGHYYWLDRHATTGGSAGGGGLPEPFEIPLGALLPQRVRNLLPAAKNIGTTHISNGSYRLQPVEWSIGEAVGALAAYCLDRGIEPTAVRADARRLRDFQDELERGGVQLRWDPELRW; the protein is encoded by the coding sequence GTGCGTTATATTTTCGAGAAAGAAAGAGGTTCTCTCGTGGCGCACCAGCAAGCTGATCTTCTCATCGTCGGCGGCGGCGTCGGCGGCGTCTCCGCCGCCCTCGCCGCCCTGCGCCGAGGAAGGTCAGTGATCATGACCGAGCAGACCCCGTGGCTCGGTGGGCAGTTGACCGCACAGTTGGTGCCGAGCGACGAGCACCGCCGCATCGAGACGACCGGTCGCAACCGCAGCTACTCGCAGTTCCGCGACCTGGTCCGGGAGCACTACCGCACCTACTATCCCCTGACCGCCGCGGCCAGAGCCGATCGGCATCTGAACCCCGGCGCGGCGTGGGTGAGCCCGTTGAGCGTCGAGCCCAAGGTCATCCTCTCCGTCATCGACGGGCTGCTCCGCCCATACGAGGCATCCGGAAAGCTCACGATCCTGCGGGAGGCGACACCGATCGCCGTCCACGCCGATGGCGACCTGATCAGTGCGGTGGAGGTGCGCGACCGGGAAGGCACGGTGCGTGAACTCTCCGCCCCGTACGTGCTCGACGCGACCGAGCTCGGTGATCTCCTGGAACTCGGCGGGGTGGAGTTCGTCACCGGGCGCGAGAGCCGGCACGAGACCGGCGAACCCGGCGCGCCCGAGACGGCCGACCCGTCCGACATGCAGAGCGTCACGTGGTGCTTCGCGGTCGAGCACCTCGAGGGCGAGGATCACACCATCGACCGCCCGGCCGACTACGACTTCTTCCGGGACTGGCGTCCGCCGCAGCTCGACGGCGAGCCGATGCTCGGATTCCGTCGCGCGGCCCACGACGGGTCGATCGCGCGCGAGTACACGCTGCACGTGAACCCCGACGACGACCCATTCGCCATCGACGTGGATCACCGCAACATGGGCGAGGCACCGGAGCTGTGGAACTATCGCCGCGTCGCCGCCCGACGTCAGTTCGAGGACGGCACGTACGAGAGCGACATCGTGATCGTGAACTGGCCGATGAACGACTACGTCGGCGGACCGCTCTTCGGTACCGAGGACGCATCCCTGCACTGGGACCGGTCCAAGTCGCTCAGCAGATCCCTGCTGTACTGGCTGCAGACCGAGGCCCCGCGGCCGGACGGCGGCGTCGGCTGGCCCGGCCTCCGACTCGCGCCGCAGGTCACCGGCACGGACGACGGGTTCGCGATGATGCCGTACTTCCGGGAGTCACGCCGCATCCGGGCGCAGCGGACGATCCTCGAGCACGACTTCGACCGCGCGTTCCGCGACGGCCACGGCGCGGAACGCTACCCGGACACCGTGGGTGTCGGCCACTACTACTGGCTCGATCGCCACGCGACGACCGGCGGCAGCGCCGGCGGCGGCGGGCTGCCCGAGCCGTTCGAGATCCCGCTCGGCGCACTGCTCCCGCAACGCGTGAGGAACCTGCTGCCCGCAGCCAAGAACATCGGTACCACGCACATCTCGAACGGCAGCTACCGACTCCAACCCGTCGAGTGGTCGATCGGCGAAGCCGTCGGCGCGTTGGCGGCCTACTGCCTCGACCGTGGGATCGAACCGACCGCGGTGCGTGCGGACGCGCGCCGACTGCGCGACTTCCAGGACGAGCTCGAGCGAGGCGGTGTCCAGCTGCGCTGGGACCCTGAACTCCGGTGGTAG
- a CDS encoding carbohydrate ABC transporter permease: MRSDASRKARSRSTITTVTLYALLVVVSLPFLYPTLWMFFSSFKPANEIFMQPPTLLPQEWTLEGLEQVFTAQPFLQQYWNSIYIAVVVTVASILLSAMAGYAFARIRFPLRNAAFTLMLAAMMVPTEVTIIPIFTAVNAMGLNDTHWPLILLPIFGPTAVVSVFIFRQHFLSFPKEYEEAARLDGVSRAGVFFRIALPLAKPAIAAVGIMAFLRSFNMYFEALIFLRTPENFTLGLAITRYQDFYGEQMWNTQLGAASLTVVPILIVFLIAQKQFVQGLAQTGLKG; encoded by the coding sequence ATGAGGTCTGACGCATCCAGGAAGGCCCGGAGCCGCTCGACCATCACCACCGTCACGCTCTATGCGCTCCTCGTGGTGGTCTCGCTCCCGTTCCTGTACCCCACGCTGTGGATGTTCTTCTCGTCGTTCAAGCCGGCGAACGAGATCTTCATGCAACCGCCCACCCTGCTGCCGCAGGAATGGACGCTCGAGGGGCTCGAGCAGGTGTTCACCGCACAGCCGTTCCTCCAGCAGTACTGGAACTCGATCTACATCGCGGTGGTCGTCACGGTGGCGTCCATCCTGCTCTCGGCGATGGCCGGGTATGCGTTCGCGCGCATCCGCTTCCCGCTGCGCAACGCCGCGTTCACGCTCATGCTCGCCGCCATGATGGTGCCGACCGAGGTCACGATCATCCCGATCTTCACGGCGGTCAACGCCATGGGACTGAACGACACCCATTGGCCACTGATCCTGCTGCCGATCTTCGGGCCGACGGCGGTCGTGTCGGTCTTCATCTTCCGGCAGCACTTCCTCTCCTTCCCGAAGGAGTACGAGGAGGCGGCCCGGCTTGACGGCGTGAGCCGAGCGGGCGTGTTCTTCCGGATCGCGTTGCCGCTGGCGAAACCGGCCATCGCCGCCGTCGGCATCATGGCGTTCCTGCGTTCGTTCAACATGTACTTCGAGGCGCTCATCTTCCTGCGAACGCCCGAGAACTTCACGCTCGGACTCGCCATCACGCGCTACCAGGACTTCTACGGCGAGCAGATGTGGAACACCCAGCTCGGCGCCGCCTCGCTGACCGTGGTCCCCATCCTCATCGTGTTCCTGATCGCGCAGAAGCAGTTCGTCCAGGGGTTGGCGCAGACGGGCCTGAAGGGCTGA
- a CDS encoding ABC transporter substrate-binding protein produces MRVSRSRGTAIALTGVLAVSLAACTGTGDSGASGPVDLKMALWSSNEDHLALLQEIGDAYVAEHGDEVASITFEPVTNPDYIAGLTTQIAGGDVPDLAWIPEASGPEFVDAGIVHDVRDVLESTDGYDLDDILPAAIAPWQDEEGGVYAYPFSNSPFALYVNETLLAAAGQPDVKALVGTPEYTWETITDIAAATNAATGATGLNVPTFNPTNWSAVTMLGNAWGAMPWSEDGTSCEFASPEMVEYLTWYQEQIARGAIPAVSGNAAPDAFASGNVAFSVAQLSQSGSLDDSFEWSFLPLPAGPEGYHPIVGQAGVSVLERSEHKDQAAGFLAYLTNPTNAELLAQFFPPPRESLLNVETLSQAAPKLSPEEIQTAIIDVVPEAEVKPQHAVLSQFSDKVRAGLDPVWSGGDVETAVTGICEQISPTLAG; encoded by the coding sequence ATGCGAGTAAGCCGTTCCCGCGGAACCGCCATCGCGCTCACCGGTGTCCTCGCCGTGTCCCTCGCTGCATGCACGGGCACCGGCGACTCCGGAGCATCCGGCCCCGTCGATCTGAAGATGGCGCTGTGGTCCTCGAACGAGGACCACCTGGCGCTTCTGCAGGAGATCGGCGACGCCTACGTGGCCGAACACGGCGACGAGGTCGCGTCCATCACGTTCGAGCCCGTCACCAACCCTGACTACATCGCGGGTCTCACCACCCAGATCGCGGGCGGCGACGTGCCCGACCTCGCGTGGATCCCCGAGGCCAGCGGCCCGGAGTTCGTCGACGCGGGCATCGTGCACGACGTCCGCGACGTCTTGGAGTCGACCGACGGCTACGATCTCGACGACATCCTCCCCGCGGCCATCGCACCGTGGCAGGACGAGGAGGGCGGCGTCTACGCCTATCCGTTCTCGAACTCGCCGTTCGCCCTGTACGTGAACGAGACCCTGCTCGCCGCTGCCGGTCAGCCGGACGTGAAGGCCCTGGTCGGCACGCCGGAGTACACCTGGGAGACCATCACCGACATCGCGGCTGCGACGAATGCCGCGACGGGGGCCACTGGTCTGAACGTGCCGACGTTCAACCCCACGAACTGGAGCGCGGTCACCATGCTCGGCAACGCGTGGGGCGCGATGCCCTGGTCCGAGGACGGCACCTCCTGCGAGTTCGCCTCGCCCGAGATGGTCGAGTACCTCACCTGGTACCAGGAGCAGATCGCTCGCGGCGCCATCCCCGCGGTCTCCGGGAACGCGGCCCCCGACGCGTTCGCGAGCGGCAACGTCGCCTTCAGCGTCGCACAGCTCAGCCAGTCGGGCAGCCTCGACGACAGCTTCGAGTGGTCGTTCCTCCCGCTGCCTGCCGGCCCTGAGGGCTACCACCCCATCGTCGGCCAGGCCGGCGTGAGCGTGCTCGAGCGGAGCGAGCACAAGGACCAGGCCGCCGGGTTCCTCGCCTACCTCACCAACCCGACGAACGCCGAGCTCCTCGCGCAGTTCTTCCCGCCGCCCCGTGAGTCGCTGCTCAACGTGGAGACGCTGTCGCAGGCCGCGCCGAAGCTGTCGCCCGAGGAGATCCAGACCGCGATCATCGACGTGGTGCCCGAGGCCGAGGTGAAGCCGCAGCACGCCGTGCTCTCGCAGTTCTCCGACAAGGTCCGCGCCGGGCTCGACCCCGTGTGGTCCGGCGGCGACGTCGAGACCGCCGTCACCGGCATCTGCGAGCAGATCTCGCCGACGCTCGCGGGCTGA
- a CDS encoding carbohydrate ABC transporter permease produces the protein MSASTSAATGRSAAPSRRSRPDADRWLGAAFVAPQVLGVIVLGVVPFIFVIWYSFNEWRPLTGQMEFIGGDNYSRLIADPTFSASVVASLFFSAGVLVLNLVIAISLAVLLNRRMKGITAFRTIFFSPVVVSIVAWSVTWGFLLAPAGGINGALKLLGIDGPNWLADPSTALISLVVVQVFKGVGMNMVLFLAALQSVPEEIREAAQLDGASPWRSFWSITVPMIAPTILLTGILTTIGSLEVFAPVQLLTGGGPGDSTNVLPFFLYRTAFVSQQFGYASAIGVVLFVIILALTMLQWSTRKRWVHDEV, from the coding sequence GTGTCCGCGAGCACTTCCGCGGCGACCGGCAGAAGTGCCGCGCCGAGCCGGCGGTCCCGTCCCGATGCGGACCGCTGGCTCGGCGCGGCGTTCGTCGCCCCGCAGGTTCTGGGCGTCATCGTCCTCGGTGTCGTGCCGTTCATCTTCGTCATCTGGTACAGCTTCAACGAGTGGCGCCCGCTCACGGGGCAGATGGAGTTCATCGGGGGCGACAACTATTCCCGCCTCATCGCCGACCCCACCTTCTCGGCATCGGTCGTCGCCAGCCTGTTCTTCAGTGCAGGGGTTTTGGTCCTCAACCTCGTGATCGCGATCAGCCTCGCGGTGCTCCTCAACCGCCGGATGAAGGGGATCACGGCATTCCGCACGATCTTCTTCTCGCCGGTCGTCGTGTCGATCGTCGCCTGGTCCGTGACCTGGGGATTTCTGCTCGCCCCGGCCGGAGGGATCAACGGTGCGCTGAAGCTGCTCGGCATCGACGGGCCGAACTGGCTCGCCGATCCGTCCACCGCGCTGATCTCGCTCGTCGTGGTGCAGGTGTTCAAGGGCGTCGGCATGAACATGGTGCTCTTCCTCGCCGCGCTGCAGAGCGTGCCGGAGGAGATCCGGGAAGCCGCGCAGCTCGACGGCGCGTCACCGTGGCGGTCGTTCTGGTCGATCACGGTCCCGATGATCGCTCCGACCATCCTGCTCACCGGCATCCTTACCACCATCGGCTCGCTCGAGGTGTTCGCACCCGTGCAGCTGCTCACCGGCGGAGGGCCCGGCGACTCGACGAACGTGCTGCCGTTCTTCCTGTATCGGACCGCCTTCGTCAGTCAGCAGTTCGGATACGCGAGTGCGATCGGCGTGGTGCTGTTCGTCATCATCCTGGCGCTGACGATGCTCCAGTGGTCGACCCGCAAGAGGTGGGTGCACGATGAGGTCTGA
- a CDS encoding beta-xylosidase family glycoside hydrolase, which yields MSLRSRCAALAVAAAVLFTGAAVAPAQAAPPPPEADELPIFTSTGPVIDPYTTETWNPTQEFIFPTLFHAGEHLEDPLGEWYFYFGPHDAPGGINMMYGDSLEGPWTFYDGNPIVSRTWAPHYDVSHVAAAEVVYNEELDKIVMYFHGENDTSRYATSDDGVNFEYGDVYMTTAMFGQDAIEASYGRVFKNPEVDNPASDVQGYEWAQYFMVNDRQNTRRVGLAVSHDGLTWEPRPGWVAEPNVVTGPNIAPSGFWQYNGDNYVLFHGSVGKIFAKRVDEHLRSYGETQVLYVPSVLPPEAGRSSSPRIIEHDGQLQMFYEAGVRGHTTIFRAVLDPDGVRDPLNQRPDDPMYEQCQAPGSDEFEDGELGEQWSVVGGTATSPRLEDGALVLDTAVATTANFGRAPTVRQQLPVGQTWEYTTELEFDPTQIHQQAGLFLHRDDRNNARAVFGFARQGGEDYKLRFDFTWKRNNVDRFNTWVWEDAYFPGDTTGDRVWLRVTNSGLHITASLSTDGQTFMKLGQPIPTAELAPTTVGVGAARSTAEIAEIPAAFHWFRGTPNVQEPLSCDPPAPHQAPTVSGSLDGRTVTLEAQPFGTATIANFGYTIDGGRFVTYTGPFEVAGTDAATIRFSARDSYGLKSEDGVIEIPSIADDAVKPQVTLASPGAPGPFRALEIDLDATDDVGLAKIVANIYDANGVLVRSTQTAANGATSATHTASVTLPDGSYTLRFNAHDLNGNVSQTGSFAFTLDSTKPTATVKEGAPYTVRTGDTYDVISFKLHDAQRIDRVELNGTVKDLVNDPWSDVNFIAPGAFGAVSGSNTLVVFDVAGNSETYTFTLN from the coding sequence ATGTCACTTCGTTCTCGCTGTGCCGCACTCGCGGTCGCGGCCGCGGTGCTGTTCACGGGCGCCGCGGTCGCGCCCGCGCAGGCCGCCCCGCCACCGCCCGAGGCCGACGAGCTGCCGATCTTCACCTCGACCGGCCCCGTCATCGATCCGTACACCACCGAGACGTGGAACCCCACGCAGGAGTTCATCTTCCCCACGCTGTTCCATGCCGGCGAGCACCTCGAGGACCCGCTGGGGGAGTGGTACTTCTACTTCGGCCCACACGACGCGCCGGGCGGCATCAACATGATGTACGGCGACTCGCTTGAGGGTCCGTGGACCTTCTACGACGGCAATCCCATCGTCAGTCGCACCTGGGCGCCGCACTACGACGTGTCCCACGTCGCCGCGGCTGAGGTCGTGTACAACGAAGAGCTCGACAAGATCGTCATGTACTTCCACGGCGAGAACGACACGAGCCGGTACGCGACCAGCGACGACGGCGTGAACTTCGAGTACGGCGACGTCTACATGACGACCGCGATGTTCGGGCAGGACGCCATCGAGGCATCCTACGGCCGGGTCTTCAAGAATCCCGAGGTCGACAACCCGGCATCCGACGTCCAGGGCTACGAGTGGGCCCAGTACTTCATGGTCAACGATCGGCAGAACACCCGCCGGGTCGGTCTCGCCGTCTCCCACGACGGCCTGACCTGGGAGCCGCGGCCGGGCTGGGTCGCCGAGCCGAACGTCGTGACCGGGCCGAACATCGCTCCGTCGGGCTTCTGGCAGTACAACGGGGACAACTACGTGCTCTTCCACGGCAGCGTCGGGAAGATCTTCGCCAAGCGCGTCGACGAGCACCTGCGTTCCTACGGCGAGACGCAGGTGCTCTACGTGCCGAGCGTGCTGCCACCGGAGGCCGGCCGGTCGTCGTCGCCACGCATCATCGAGCACGACGGACAGCTGCAGATGTTCTACGAGGCCGGCGTGCGCGGCCACACCACCATCTTCCGCGCCGTGCTCGACCCTGACGGGGTCCGCGACCCGCTGAACCAGCGGCCCGACGACCCGATGTACGAGCAGTGCCAGGCGCCGGGGTCGGACGAGTTCGAGGATGGCGAGCTCGGCGAACAGTGGTCGGTCGTCGGCGGGACCGCCACGAGCCCGCGGCTCGAGGACGGTGCGCTCGTGCTCGACACCGCGGTGGCCACCACCGCGAACTTCGGTCGCGCGCCGACGGTCCGGCAGCAACTCCCGGTCGGGCAGACGTGGGAGTACACGACGGAGCTCGAGTTCGACCCGACGCAGATCCACCAGCAGGCTGGGCTCTTCCTGCACCGGGACGACCGCAACAACGCACGCGCGGTGTTCGGCTTCGCGCGTCAAGGTGGCGAGGACTACAAGCTCCGGTTCGACTTCACGTGGAAGCGCAACAACGTCGACCGGTTCAACACGTGGGTCTGGGAGGACGCGTACTTCCCGGGTGACACGACCGGGGACCGCGTCTGGCTCCGGGTGACGAACAGCGGGCTGCACATCACCGCGTCGCTGTCGACCGACGGGCAGACCTTCATGAAGCTCGGTCAGCCGATCCCGACCGCCGAACTCGCCCCGACGACCGTCGGGGTCGGTGCGGCGCGCAGCACGGCCGAGATCGCCGAGATCCCGGCCGCGTTCCACTGGTTCCGCGGGACGCCGAACGTCCAAGAGCCGCTGTCCTGCGACCCGCCGGCGCCGCACCAGGCACCCACGGTGAGCGGCTCGCTCGACGGCCGGACGGTGACCCTCGAGGCCCAGCCCTTCGGAACCGCGACCATCGCGAACTTCGGCTACACGATCGACGGGGGCCGCTTCGTGACGTACACGGGCCCGTTCGAGGTCGCGGGGACGGACGCGGCGACGATTCGCTTCAGTGCTCGGGACTCGTATGGTCTGAAGTCGGAAGACGGGGTGATCGAGATCCCGAGCATCGCGGACGATGCGGTCAAGCCGCAGGTGACGCTCGCGTCGCCGGGAGCGCCGGGTCCGTTCCGAGCACTCGAGATCGACCTCGACGCGACCGACGACGTCGGGTTGGCGAAGATCGTCGCGAACATCTACGACGCGAACGGCGTCCTGGTGAGATCGACGCAGACCGCGGCGAACGGGGCCACCTCCGCCACGCACACCGCTTCGGTGACACTGCCCGACGGCTCGTACACGCTGAGGTTCAACGCGCACGACCTGAACGGCAATGTGTCGCAGACCGGGAGCTTCGCCTTCACGCTCGACTCGACCAAGCCGACCGCGACGGTCAAGGAGGGCGCGCCGTACACGGTGCGAACCGGTGACACGTACGACGTGATCTCGTTCAAGCTGCACGACGCGCAGCGCATCGACCGGGTCGAGCTCAACGGCACGGTCAAAGACCTCGTGAACGATCCGTGGTCCGACGTGAACTTCATCGCGCCCGGCGCGTTCGGTGCGGTCTCGGGCTCGAACACCCTCGTGGTGTTCGACGTCGCCGGCAACAGCGAGACGTACACCTTCACCCTCAACTGA